The sequence GCTGGCCGCGACCTCGCGGCGCGCACGGCCGAAGTCATTTTCGTGGCGCATCAGACCTTCGACGAAGCCCAGTCTTTCTATCGCGACATCAAACAACGGGCCGGTGTCTACGGACGGCATCCGGACGAGATCAAGATCATGCCCGGCATCTTTCCGGTCATCGGCAGGACACAACAAGAGGCCGAAGAAAAATTCGCCCAACTGCAAGAGCTGATCCACCCGGTGGTCGGCGTGCGGCTACTGTCCAACATGATAGGCGCGGACCTCAGCGGCTATCCGGTCGACGGTCCCCTTCCCGACCTGCCGCAGACCAACGGCGGCAAAAGCCGCCAACAATTGCTGGTGGATCTTGCGCGGCGAGACGGGCTGAGCATTCGCGACCTGTATCTGCGTATCGCCGGCGCGCGCGGCCACCAGCAGATCGTGGGCACGCCCGAACGGGTGGCAGACCAGTTGCAGCAATGGTTCGAGGAGGAAGGCGCCGACGGCTTCAACATCATGTCGCCCTGGCTGCCTGGCGGGCTGGATGACTTCATTGAGCTGGCGTTGCCCGAATTGCGCCGCCGCGGCCTGGTACGCACTCACTATCAGGGTCGCACCCTGCGCGACCATCTCGGCCTGCGACGGCCGGCGCATCCGGCAGCCGTCGCGCGCCAGGCGCGCGCGGCAGCCTGAGCGCGATCACAGCTTGGCGACCGAGACCTCGGTTGCCTTGACGAAGGCCAGCACCTCGGTGCCCACCTGCAGGTCCAGTTCCTTGATCGACCGCGTCGTGATCACCGAGGTCACGATGCCGGCCGGCGTCTCGACATCCACTTCGGATACCACCGAGCCCAGGACAATCTCCTTGATTTTGCCGCGAAACTGATTGCGCGCATTGATGATGGGAAGCGTCATGAATACTCTCCTGCATGAGTCGCCCGGTACACCCCGGGGAAAGGCTGGCCGGCGGGCACCGCGCCCGCAGCAGCGCATAGCCCAAGACGATCGGCTCTGCCTGCAAACGCACGATTGCGACTAAGGATATAAGCGCCCGGCCTCACACGCCGTAACGGCTTACCGCGCGCTCATCCCACTGCAGACCGACGCCTGGCGCCTGGCCGATGATGGCCTGGCCTTCCTCGAAACGCAGCGGCTGCTGCAGAACCGGAGCCGCCAGGTCCATGCGTTCGAGATAATGGGCGCCGGGCGTCACGGCCAGCACATGCGCGCTGAATTCCTGGAAAATATGGCTGGACATGGGTACCCCATGCGCGTGCGCCAGCGCCGCGGCCCGCAGCCAGGCCGTCACCCCGCCTATTTTCATGATGTCGGGCATGGCGTAATCGCATGCACCGGCCGTCAGCGCCTTCTGCATTTCTTCCACCCCGAACCAGTTCTCCCCCATCTGCACCGGCACCGCGCCGCGCAGGCGCGCATGGCCGAGGTAATCCTCCTGCAGAGTCGGCTCTTCGATCCAGCATAGCCCTTCGTCACGCAAGGCGCGCAGCCGCCGCGCGGCTTCGGGCACCGTCAGCCCCTGGTTGTAGTCGGCCATGATGGCGACCTCATCGCCCACCGCGTGGCGCAAGGCCCGCAACACGCGCAGATCCTCTTGCAGCGAGGGATAGCCGATCTTGGTCTTGATCGCGCGAAACCCCTGCTCGCAGGCCTGCGCCGCCCGCCGCACGCCCATGGCCTCGCCATCCATGGCATGACTGTCATACGCCGGCTGCTGGGCGGCACTCGCCGCCCAGCAGCCGCGCCAGCGGCAGGCCGTGGGCCACCGCCAGCGCATCCCAGGCTGCCATGTCCAGCCCCGCGCAGGCCATTCCCATCAGGCCGGTCCGGCCCAGCAGACGCAACCGGCAGGACAACAGGCGATCCAGCTCGACGGGCGCCAGGGGTTGCCCCTGAAGCACTCCGGCCAGTTGCCTGACCGCCAGGCAGGTCGGCGCCAGCGCCAGCGGCGTATACGTGAACAGATAGGCGCGCCCGACCACCTCCGGGCGGCTGGTGTACAGGTCGATCAACACCAGCGGGGCGGCATCGACCACACCGACACTGGTACGGATGGGATGCTCGAGCGGCACCTGTACGGCGCGCGCCTGAACCGATGTGATGACCAGATCTGAACCGGCGTCTTGCATGTCGCGCTCTCCTGTATGGCGGGTAGGCGCCATCACAAACCCAGATAGGCCTGCATAACGCGGGGGTCGCGCAGCAGTTCCTGGCCGGTTCCCGCCACCGTGATGCGGCCTACCTCGAGTACATAGGCCTGATCCGCCAACGCCAATGCGGCGCGGACGTTCTGCTCCACGAGCAATACGGGCATGTCCAGGTCTCGCAGACGCGCCACCACCTCCAGCACTTCGCGCACCAGCAACGGCGCCAACCCCATGGAAGGCTCGTCCAGCAGCAGAACCTTGGGGCGGCTCATGAGCGCCCGGGCAATGGCCAGCATCTGCTGCTGCCCGCCCGACAAGGTGCCCGCCGGCAAGCCCCGCTTCTGCTGCAACACGGGAAACAGCGCGAACATCTCGTCCATGCGCTCGCGAGCCTGGCGGCCCCGCACATAACCGCCCAGCAGCAGATTGTCTTCGACCGATAGCGGGCCGAAGACCTGCCGCCCCTCCAGAACCTGGGCCAGCCCGAGCCGGACCCGGGTGTCGGCACTGGTGCGGCCAATGTCGTTGCCTAGAAGCTCGATGCTTCCGGCACGCGCCGGCACCAGCCCGGAGAGCGTGCGCAGCAAAGTGGTTTTGCCCGCTCCATTGGCGCCCACGAGCGCCACCAGTTTGCCGCGCGGCAGATCCAGGTCGATGCCATGCAACACCTCGATGCGGCCGTAACCCGCCTTCAGGCCGCGCACGCGCAACGCCTGCGCGGCGCTTGCGGTTTCATTCGGCATGGCTGACATCTTCGGCTCCCAAATAGGCCTGGATCACTTTTTCGTCGGCGCGTATCTCCTGCGCGCTGCCTTCTGCCAGCCGCCTGCCGTGATCCAGCACCAGAATGCGATTGGACACCTCCATCACCAGCCGCATGTCGTGTTCGACCAGCAGGATGGTGATGCCGCTGTCGGCGATACGGCGGATCAGCCGGGTGAGCTCGGCGGTCTCGCTATCGTTGAGGCCGGCAGCCGGCTCATCGAGCAAGAGCAGACGGGGCTCGCTGGCCAATGCACGAGCGATCTCCAGACGCTTGAGTACACCGAAAGACAATTGCGAGGCGTGGTGGGCGGCGTAAGCCCCCACGCCGGCCATCTCCATCCATCCCAAGGCATCCTGTGCCAGACGCCGGTCAGCCGCCCGTGTCCAGCCGAACAGCCCGGCCAGCAAGCCGGCATGCTGGCGCAGATGTGCGCCCAGCATGACGTTTTCGCAGGCCGTCATATTCATGCAGACCTGCAGATTCTGGAACGTCCGACTCACCCCCGCCGCGCCAGCTGCTCGGGGCTAGTCCGCCGACCGGCTTGCGATCGAGCAGGATGGCGCCGGCGCTGGGCGCATAGACCCCGCTGATGAGGTTGAACAGCGTCGTTTTGCCCGCGCCATTCGGTCCGATGACCGCATGCACATCCCCCTCCCGCACGCTGAAGCTGACATCCTGGACGGCGGCCACACCGCCAAAATGGCGGCTCAATCCCTGGACTTCCAGCATCATGACCTCCGGCGCAAAAGATGTTGCAGCGTGGGCACGAGCCCTTTCGGCAGAAAAATCATCGTCAGCATGAGGATGAGGCCAAAACACATCATTTCGTACTCGTGCAGCCCGCCCAGCAATTGCGGCAGCAAGGTCAGCAGCGCCGCACCCAGCACCGCGCCGAAGGTCGACGCCATGCCACCGAGCACCACCATGGTCGCCAACTCCACCGAATAGGTAAAACCTGCCAGCGAGGGCGTGATGAACCCCAGGTAATGCGCGCTCAGGCAACCAGCCAGCGACGTGAACACCGCCGAGGCGACGAAAGCCCTCACCTTGTAACTGGCCACGTTCACGCCAGCCACGCGCGCCGCGACTTCCGACCCGTGCAGGCCTCGTAAGGCTCGGCCGGCCTGTGAGGCATACAGATTCAGCGACAGCGCCACGGCGCCGAAAAGCAGCACCGCCGCCAGGCCGTACCACATGCCCATCCCCTCGACGGCATGGCCCATGACCTCCAGCGGCCCGACCGGCATGCCGTCGGGGCCGCCCGTCCAGTCAACTTCGTTGATGAGGACGATATTGACGATGATCCCCAAGCCAAGTGTGGCCATGGTGAGCGAATGGCCGCGCAGGCGCAGAATCGGCCGGGCCACCACATACGCCACGCCGTCCGCGCCCAGCACGGCGGCGGCCATTGCCAGCAGTGGCGGCCAGTGCAGATGGGCCGTCAGAATGCCGCCGCCATAGGCGCCGATGGCCACGAATGCCGCATGGCCGATACTGACCTGCCCGGCAAAATCCATCAGCAGATTCAGCCCGACGGCGGCAATCCCCGCCAGACAGATGCGGATCGCCAGATCCATGAGAAAGTTGTTGTTCAGCGCCAGGGGCAGCACAGCCAGCGCCACAGCCAGCACACATAACGAAGGACGCAGGGCGAGCGCTCTCATACGCGCTCCGAACTGCGCTTGCCGAACAGGCCCTGAGGCATGACCAGCAGGATGACGATGATGAGCACGAAAGGTACGGCGTCTTTGTAGGCCGACGAGACATAACCGGCCATGAAAGCCTCCAGCAGCCCCACCAGCAGACCGCCTGCTACCGCGCCCACGCCACTGCCGAGTCCACCCAGCGTGGCGGCGACGAAACCCTTCATGCCCAACATCAGACCCAGATCGTAGACCGTGGTGGTGATGGGCGCGGCCGTCACGCCCGCCACCGCGCTCAGTCCGGCTGCCAGGCCGAACGACAGCATGAGAATGCGCGAGGTACTGATGCCCACTGCTTGGGCGGCCAGGCGGTTGGCCGCCACGGCCAACATGGCCTTGCCCGTCAGCGTGAAGCGGAAAAAGACCGCACAGCCTGCCACCAGCACCAGGGACACGCCCCAGATCCACAGACTCTGCGGCAGCACATAGGCGCCGGCCAGCGAGATGGCATCGTCGCCGCTGAAAGCCGGCAGCGTGCGCTGGTTCTTGCCCAGCACCCGCTGCACGACTCCCTGGATGAAGAGCGACGCGCCGATGGTGATGATGATGAGCGACAACACATTGGCCTCGCGGGCCGGTCGTATCGCCAGAAAATAGAGCAACAGCCCCACGACAATGCCCACCGCCACCGCGGCGGCCACCGCGGCAGGCAGCGGCACGTGCATGGCAACCAGTGTGGCAGCCACCATACCGCCCACCATCAGAAAATCGCCTTGTGCGAAATTGATGATGCCGCTGGCGTTGTAGATGACGGAGAACCCCAGTGCCGCCAGGGCGTATATGGCGCCCGTGGTCAGTCCGGCGAAAACGAATTGCGCGAAATCAGCCATGCGAGCCTCGACTGTCGAAATCCCGATTGCATAGATGGATAGCGCCGAACTCGCCGGGCCGCACCACCCCCATGAGGGTCATGGTGCGCGCCAGCTCGGCAGCCAGAAGATTCAATACCTGTTGCACGCCGGCCTGGCCTCCTACCGCCAGGCCATACGCCATGGGACGGCCCACGAAGACGCCATCGGCGCCGCTGGCCAGCGCCCGCGCGATATCCGCTCCGCGACGAAACCCGCCATCCACAAAAAGCGGCATGCCTTGCCCGGCGGCGGCGCGCAGGCGCGGCAGCATGCGGATCGCCGACGGCGCAGCGTCCAACTGCCGGCCGCCGTGGTTGGACACAATGACGCCATCCACACCCAGACCGGCCGCGCGGCGCGCATCCTCGGGATGCAGGACACCCTTGAGCAGCAGCGGCCCGCGCCACAGCGAACGCAGCCATGCCAGATCCTCCCAAACCAGCGAGCAATCCATGGACCGCGCCAGCAAGGCCGCCTGGGCTTGGGGCGAGGCCTGTTGCTCCGGGGGCGCCAGGTTGACGAAATCCGGCGCGCCCGCCGCAGCCATCCGGGCCAGCCAGCGCGGGTGGCGAACCATGTCCCACAGCATGGCGGGGCCTGGTCGAAACGGCAGTGAAAACCCATTGCGCGCGTCGCGCTCCCGATAGCCGCTGACTGGCACGTCGATGGTCAGCACCAGCGCATCAAAGCCAGCCCGTTGCGCCCGCTGCACGATCTGCTCGGCCACGGCGCGTGCCTGCATGACGTAGAGCTGCATCCAACAGGGCCCCGACGTGGCCGCTCGCACGGCCTCCAGGGGACTGTTCGACGCCGTCGACAGCACATAAGGCAGGCCTGCCGCGCCGGCGGCCGCCGCCGCCAGCACATCGCCTTGCGGGCGCAACAGACCCGCCAGCCCGACCGGCGCTACGCCAAACGGCGCCGACCACGTCTGGCCCAGGATCTCGACCGCCGTATCGACCCGGCGCGTATCGCGCAGGCCTTGCGGCAGCAGATCCAGTCGATCGAGGTCCGCCCGATTACGCGCCAGGCACCGTTCGTCCTCGGCGCCGCCCTCGACATAATCGAAGACGAAACGCGGCAGCACGCGGCGGGCCCGCTGACGGAAATCTGCGACATTCAAGCTCATATGGGCCTCGTCAGGGCAGCGCCTGGAAGGCCCCCTTGCGGACCTCCACCATCCGGAAGGCGGAGATGTCCAGGCCCATGTGGTCCTCGGGCGTCATGGTGTAGATACCGCTGACCCCGACAAAACCCTTGGTTTCCTCCAGCGCCTTGCGCAGCTTCTCCGGATCCGTGCCGCCGGCGCGCTTGATGGCGTCGGCCACCATCAACATGCCATCATGGGCGTAGCCGCCAAAGGTCGACACTTCCACCTTGTGCTTGTCTTCAAAGGCCTGTGCATAACTGACGCTGACCTCACGCTGCGGGTCGCTGGCAGGCAGGCTGCGCGCGACTTGCAGCGCGGGCGATGGCATGCGTATGCCCTCGGCGGCTTCGCCGGCCAGACGCACAAACTCCATCGATGCCTGACCGTGGCTGGTGTAGAGCGGTTGCTTCATCGCCAGTTGCCGGTAGTTGCGCGCGATGATGGCGGGCGCCTGCCCCGTACCGAACACGAAGACAGCCTGCGCATTGCTCGATTTGATGCGCGTGAGCTACGGCGTCATATCGGTATCGCGTTCGCCGTACTGTTGGTCGTCGACCACTTCCACGCCCAGGCTTTGCGCAAGCTTCAGCGTCTCGGCCCGTCCGGACTTGCCAAAGCCACCCGTATCCGAAAGCAGCGCCATGCGAGTGACGCCGTTTTTCTTCATGTCCTCGATCACTTTGACGGCAGCCATGCGGTCGGAGTGCGGCATCTTGAACACCCAGGGCTTGACCGGCTCGACGATGACACTGGCTGCGGCCAGCGACACGAACGGAATTTTGGCGCTTTGCACCTGCGGCACCATGGCCATGGTCGAACCGGTGGTCGAGCCGCCCACGATCACATCGACACCGTCCTGCATGATCAGGCGACGCACGAAGGCGTTGGCCTTGTTGGCGTCGCTGGCATCGTCATACGGCGTCAGCGCCAGCTTGCGCCCAAGAACGCCGCCCTCGGCATTGAGCTTGTCCACGTACAGCTGCAGAGTTTTCTGCTCCGGGTCGCCCAGAAAAGAGGCCGGGCCGGTGGCCGAGACCACGGCCCCCACCTTGATCGGGGCCGGTTCGGCGTGTACCGCGCCGGCCAATACCGCGGCCGCACAGACCAAGGCGGCGGGCAGCCGCCGGGTCAACATGCGCTTCATCGTTTGTCTCCTAGTCGTTTTTGGGACTACTGGGCTTGCCCGCCGTCTGACGCGGCGATGCGGGAACAGCGTGCGGCCGGCTGGCCGCCAATCAGGAACTGGCTGCCTTGCGCACAAAGCGCAATGGCTGCTCGATCATGGGCGGGTCCGGCAGGTCCAGGGCACGCGCCAACGCCTTGCCCTGCGGGTCGGCCAGCGCGGCACGGCGAGCCGCCGCGATGCGCTCGGTCAGGTCAGGCACCGAGCCGCAGCGTTGGGTGTCGTCCAGAATGGCGCCGAGATTGCGATGCCCGCGCTCGCTGGTCTCGCCATAGCCCTTGACCAGATTGCCGCATAGCGCCAGCTCCAGCGCGGCGGGCGGCGATATGGGCAAAAGCGCCTGGACGTGCTGCAGCCAACGTTCGATCAGCGCCTGCTCCTGGTGGTAGCGCTCAGTGCGCGGACGCCAGCGGCGCAGGCCGCGCAGCAGACACAGCAGTGCAAAGCCGCCGACCGTGCTGGTGCGCACGTGCAGCCCCATGCCCTGCTTGCCCAGGCGCCGCGTCAATCGGCGGCGCAGCCACCCAGCCAGACCAGGGGGCAGCACGGAGCAGACCTCGTCCAGACCGGGCTTGAGAAACTCCGTGACATGCAGCGGCTCTTGCTGGCCGGCCCCCACCTCGCGCCGCACGCGCGCCAGGCGTTCACGTCGTGTCTTGAGGTCCGCCACGCGTATCACGTCCTCGTAGCTCATCCACAGCGCCAGATAGCGCGCCGTCTCGCGGCTGACATCCAGCGCGCCGCCGCCGTGCGCCTGTTCGGCGCGCAGCATTCGCTCGACACGATCCAGATAAAGACCGGCATAACGCTGATCCTGATAATCCGCCACCAGCTCAACGCCATGGCTGGCCACCTCTCGCAGGGCCGGCGGCAGCGCCGCCACCCGCGCCGGGAATGCGGTCGCCGTGCCCGGCATGGGTGGCGCTTCGCTGGCTGCCACGCCACGCGCCCTGTCGTAGCCGGCCGCAAAACCGGCCAGACTGGCCTGCACCGCCTTGCCGGACTGCCGGATGGCCGCTTCACAAGCCTGACGATCAAACGGCAAGGCCCCGCTGCCGGCCATGGCGCCAAAGAGCACGGTGTTGATGACGGTGCGGTGCCGTGCCGCGAGCACCGCCATATCGAACAGAATTGCCTCATGCGCCAGAGTCGCGGCCGCGCTCATGACGCGCTCGCCGTCATACCGGCCATCTCCCATGGCCGATTTCTCCGACACCGCATACTCCCGGTGGGTCGAGGCCACCAGCACGGTTTTTTGCGGATGCACATAACCGCCTTGCAGCATGCGTCCGGCCTCGACCAGCTCCGAGGCGGCGACGATGGAGACATCACCGGGGTAGGGAACCAGCGAAAACACCGGCTCGCGCCCGCACAGTTCGGCGCGGGAAACCGGCAGTATCTCCAGGTAGTAGTTGGTCGCGCCGGTACGCTGCGCCACCCCGGCACGGAGGTGCTCTGCACCGGAAAACCCTGCGCGGTGGCCGCCGCGATGATCCAGTCGGCCAGTACGCCGCCGCCCTCGCCGCCCAAGGCGGCGATCAATATGGTCACTGGCGCCGTCATGCCGTCACCTCGCGCGGCAGACGCGCCCGCCCGGCCATGGCGTGGATCAGCCGTTCACGCCAGCGCGCCAGGCGCCGCTCCCATCTCCCGGGATTCTGAACGATCTCGGCCTTGAAAAACGACGGACACAACTGCGCGGCATGCGCGACCTCGCCGCACAGTCCGCAACCCACGCAGCCCTGATTGACCGTGGCCACCGGATCGCTGCGCAGCGGGCTGGGATTGGGCTTGACCGACAGCGACGGGCATCCTGAGAGCCGGATACAGGAGTGGTCGCCCGTACAGACATCCTCATCGATGCCAAAGCGCGTGCGCACCACCCGCAAGCCCTGCTTGAGTCGTTGGGCGTTCTGCGGCTTGATCCGGCGCTGGCGCTCCAGCTGGCATTCGCCGTCGGCGATGATGACCTTCAGGCCGCCCTCTTCGGTGGTCATGGCTTCATCCAGGGTGCGCTTCATATCCGCCACCTGATAGCTGGGCACTTTGCGCAGCCATTTCACGCCCACCCTACGCAAGGCCGTCTCGATATCCAGCGTCAGCGGTTTGGCGGCCGGCTGCGAGGGCGAGGACGGAATGGCCTGCGTGCCGGTGGCCGAGGTGTAGCCGTTCTTGAGAATGACCAGCACCGAGTCCTGGTTGTTATACATGGCATTGACCACGCCACTGGTAAAGCCGTTGTGCCAGAAACCGCCATCGCCCATGACGCTGACCACGCGCCGGCCCATCAATGGCGCGATGCCCGATGAGCTCGCCAGGCCCAGCCCGTAACCCAGCACGGTGCTGCCGATGTTGAACGGCGCCAGCGTGCCGAACGTGTGGCAACCGATGTCGGCGCTGACATGCAGGGGCCCGAGCTTCTGCTGCACCATTTTGATGGCCGAGAACACCGGCCGCTCCGGACAACCGACACAGAAGCCCGGTGGACGGTTGGGAACGGGCTCGCCCAGCGCCTGCACGGCCGCCTGCTTGTGACCGGGCAGCCCGCCGGCGGCCGCCGCGCGGCTGGCATCGGGCTGTGCACGATCCAGATACGCGGCAACACCACGCAGCATGACCTCGCCGTTGTACTCCCCGGCCAGCGGAAAGACATCCTTGCCATGCACGCGCGTGGGCAATCCCGCGCGCCGCAACATGGCGGTGAGCGCCTCTTCCAGATAATTCGGCTGCCCTTCCTCCACGATCAACACCGCATCCTTGCCGGCGCAGAATGCCTGCAACGCATCAGGCACCAGGGGATAGACCACATTCAACACATGAATCGGTACTTCACTGGCACCAAACACGTCGGCCAGTCCGAGTTGCTGCAACGCGCGGATCAGGCCGTTGTACAGCCCGCCCGGCACGATGAGACCCAGCTTTTCACGGGTACCCGGAAAGGTTTCGTTCAGGCCCGCGCGGCGGATGTGCTCCAGCGCGGCCGGCCAGCGCACCTGTACCTTCTGGCGCTCGTGCTCGTAGATGGAGGGCGGCAGATTGATGCGCGAGTAATCGAACTTGCCTTCACGCAGCGCCTGGCGCGTGGAGATGGCCGGGGCCACATTGTCCTTGCACACAAAGCTGCCGTGCACATGACAGGCGCGGATACGCAGTTGCATCATCACCGGCGTCTGGCTGGCTTCGGACAGCTGGAAATCCTGTTCGACCGCGTCGACGATGGAGGTCAGATTGGGCCGCGGGTCCATGAGCCAGATCTGTGACTTCATGGTAAACGCATGCGTGCG comes from Bordetella holmesii ATCC 51541 and encodes:
- a CDS encoding FMN-dependent oxidoreductase, nitrilotriacetate monooxygenase family protein, whose translation is MTTRQIKLGAFLMQTGHHIAAWRHPGAQADASINIRHYVELAKRAEAACFDALFLADSVGVRNSELDSLARTARSDQFEPLTLLSALAMVTERIGLIATVSTTYNEPYHVARKFASLDHISGGRSGWNLVTSSGLGEAQNFNLDEHLEHAIRYARAAEFHDVVLGLWNSWEDDAFVRDTASGQYFAPEKVHPLNHRGEHFRMRGPLNVARSPQGRPIVVQAGASAAGRDLAARTAEVIFVAHQTFDEAQSFYRDIKQRAGVYGRHPDEIKIMPGIFPVIGRTQQEAEEKFAQLQELIHPVVGVRLLSNMIGADLSGYPVDGPLPDLPQTNGGKSRQQLLVDLARRDGLSIRDLYLRIAGARGHQQIVGTPERVADQLQQWFEEEGADGFNIMSPWLPGGLDDFIELALPELRRRGLVRTHYQGRTLRDHLGLRRPAHPAAVARQARAAA
- a CDS encoding molybdenum-pterin binding domain protein is translated as MTLPIINARNQFRGKIKEIVLGSVVSEVDVETPAGIVTSVITTRSIKELDLQVGTEVLAFVKATEVSVAKL
- the mdlA gene encoding mandelate racemase; this encodes MDGEAMGVRRAAQACEQGFRAIKTKIGYPSLQEDLRVLRALRHAVGDEVAIMADYNQGLTVPEAARRLRALRDEGLCWIEEPTLQEDYLGHARLRGAVPVQMGENWFGVEEMQKALTAGACDYAMPDIMKIGGVTAWLRAAALAHAHGVPMSSHIFQEFSAHVLAVTPGAHYLERMDLAAPVLQQPLRFEEGQAIIGQAPGVGLQWDERAVSRYGV
- a CDS encoding mandelate racemase / muconate lactonizing enzyme, N-terminal domain protein is translated as MQDAGSDLVITSVQARAVQVPLEHPIRTSVGVVDAAPLVLIDLYTSRPEVVGRAYLFTYTPLALAPTCLAVRQLAGVLQGQPLAPVELDRLLSCRLRLLGRTGLMGMACAGLDMAAWDALAVAHGLPLARLLGGECRPAAGV
- a CDS encoding ABC transporter family protein, encoding MRVRGLKAGYGRIEVLHGIDLDLPRGKLVALVGANGAGKTTLLRTLSGLVPARAGSIELLGNDIGRTSADTRVRLGLAQVLEGRQVFGPLSVEDNLLLGGYVRGRQARERMDEMFALFPVLQQKRGLPAGTLSGGQQQMLAIARALMSRPKVLLLDEPSMGLAPLLVREVLEVVARLRDLDMPVLLVEQNVRAALALADQAYVLEVGRITVAGTGQELLRDPRVMQAYLGL
- a CDS encoding ABC transporter family protein, with protein sequence MNMTACENVMLGAHLRQHAGLLAGLFGWTRAADRRLAQDALGWMEMAGVGAYAAHHASQLSFGVLKRLEIARALASEPRLLLLDEPAAGLNDSETAELTRLIRRIADSGITILLVEHDMRLVMEVSNRILVLDHGRRLAEGSAQEIRADEKVIQAYLGAEDVSHAE
- a CDS encoding branched-chain amino acid transport system / permease component family protein — protein: MLAVALAVLPLALNNNFLMDLAIRICLAGIAAVGLNLLMDFAGQVSIGHAAFVAIGAYGGGILTAHLHWPPLLAMAAAVLGADGVAYVVARPILRLRGHSLTMATLGLGIIVNIVLINEVDWTGGPDGMPVGPLEVMGHAVEGMGMWYGLAAVLLFGAVALSLNLYASQAGRALRGLHGSEVAARVAGVNVASYKVRAFVASAVFTSLAGCLSAHYLGFITPSLAGFTYSVELATMVVLGGMASTFGAVLGAALLTLLPQLLGGLHEYEMMCFGLILMLTMIFLPKGLVPTLQHLLRRRS
- a CDS encoding branched-chain amino acid transport system / permease component family protein; translation: MADFAQFVFAGLTTGAIYALAALGFSVIYNASGIINFAQGDFLMVGGMVAATLVAMHVPLPAAVAAAVAVGIVVGLLLYFLAIRPAREANVLSLIIITIGASLFIQGVVQRVLGKNQRTLPAFSGDDAISLAGAYVLPQSLWIWGVSLVLVAGCAVFFRFTLTGKAMLAVAANRLAAQAVGISTSRILMLSFGLAAGLSAVAGVTAAPITTTVYDLGLMLGMKGFVAATLGGLGSGVGAVAGGLLVGLLEAFMAGYVSSAYKDAVPFVLIIVILLVMPQGLFGKRSSERV
- the mdlB gene encoding (S)-mandelate dehydrogenase, whose protein sequence is MSLNVADFRQRARRVLPRFVFDYVEGGAEDERCLARNRADLDRLDLLPQGLRDTRRVDTAVEILGQTWSAPFGVAPVGLAGLLRPQGDVLAAAAAGAAGLPYVLSTASNSPLEAVRAATSGPCWMQLYVMQARAVAEQIVQRAQRAGFDALVLTIDVPVSGYRERDARNGFSLPFRPGPAMLWDMVRHPRWLARMAAAGAPDFVNLAPPEQQASPQAQAALLARSMDCSLVWEDLAWLRSLWRGPLLLKGVLHPEDARRAAGLGVDGVIVSNHGGRQLDAAPSAIRMLPRLRAAAGQGMPLFVDGGFRRGADIARALASGADGVFVGRPMAYGLAVGGQAGVQQVLNLLAAELARTMTLMGVVRPGEFGAIHLCNRDFDSRGSHG
- a CDS encoding periplasmic binding family protein — translated: MFGTGQAPAIIARNYRQLAMKQPLYTSHGQASMEFVRLAGEAAEGIRMPSPALQVARSLPASDPQREVSVSYAQAFEDKHKVEVSTFGGYAHDGMLMVADAIKRAGGTDPEKLRKALEETKGFVGVSGIYTMTPEDHMGLDISAFRMVEVRKGAFQALP
- a CDS encoding periplasmic binding domain protein, with product MKRMLTRRLPAALVCAAAVLAGAVHAEPAPIKVGAVVSATGPASFLGDPEQKTLQLYVDKLNAEGGVLGRKLALTPYDDASDANKANAFVRRLIMQDGVDVIVGGSTTGSTMAMVPQVQSAKIPFVSLAAASVIVEPVKPWVFKMPHSDRMAAVKVIEDMKKNGVTRMALLSDTGGFGKSGRAETLKLAQSLGVEVVDDQQYGERDTDMTP
- a CDS encoding pyruvate ferredoxin/flavodoxin oxidoreductase family protein, whose amino-acid sequence is MAQRTGATNYYLEILPVSRAELCGREPVFSLVPYPGDVSIVAASELVEAGRMLQGGYVHPQKTVLVASTHREYAVSEKSAMGDGRYDGERVMSAAATLAHEAILFDMAVLAARHRTVINTVLFGAMAGSGALPFDRQACEAAIRQSGKAVQASLAGFAAGYDRARGVAASEAPPMPGTATAFPARVAALPPALREVASHGVELVADYQDQRYAGLYLDRVERMLRAEQAHGGGALDVSRETARYLALWMSYEDVIRVADLKTRRERLARVRREVGAGQQEPLHVTEFLKPGLDEVCSVLPPGLAGWLRRRLTRRLGKQGMGLHVRTSTVGGFALLCLLRGLRRWRPRTERYHQEQALIERWLQHVQALLPISPPAALELALCGNLVKGYGETSERGHRNLGAILDDTQRCGSVPDLTERIAAARRAALADPQGKALARALDLPDPPMIEQPLRFVRKAASS
- a CDS encoding thiamine pyrophosphate enzyme, C-terminal TPP binding domain protein — protein: MERSFAREVGSLSLGAGEVFHGEGILAVTKALLQSGVSYIGGYQGAPVSHLIDVLGDARDLLDELGIYFENSASEAGAAAMLGASIHYPVRGAVTWKSTVGTNVASDALSNLASAGVTGGALIILGEDYGDGSSIIQERTHAFTMKSQIWLMDPRPNLTSIVDAVEQDFQLSEASQTPVMMQLRIRACHVHGSFVCKDNVAPAISTRQALREGKFDYSRINLPPSIYEHERQKVQVRWPAALEHIRRAGLNETFPGTREKLGLIVPGGLYNGLIRALQQLGLADVFGASEVPIHVLNVVYPLVPDALQAFCAGKDAVLIVEEGQPNYLEEALTAMLRRAGLPTRVHGKDVFPLAGEYNGEVMLRGVAAYLDRAQPDASRAAAAGGLPGHKQAAVQALGEPVPNRPPGFCVGCPERPVFSAIKMVQQKLGPLHVSADIGCHTFGTLAPFNIGSTVLGYGLGLASSSGIAPLMGRRVVSVMGDGGFWHNGFTSGVVNAMYNNQDSVLVILKNGYTSATGTQAIPSSPSQPAAKPLTLDIETALRRVGVKWLRKVPSYQVADMKRTLDEAMTTEEGGLKVIIADGECQLERQRRIKPQNAQRLKQGLRVVRTRFGIDEDVCTGDHSCIRLSGCPSLSVKPNPSPLRSDPVATVNQGCVGCGLCGEVAHAAQLCPSFFKAEIVQNPGRWERRLARWRERLIHAMAGRARLPREVTA